Proteins encoded in a region of the Stieleria neptunia genome:
- a CDS encoding four helix bundle protein, producing the protein MEYVASSFAAARDLSDCHRHARDQWLRAAQSIPLNIAEGNGKRSLKDRSRFLDIARGSALECVAIQDVLAATDGLDVERHHELKRSLHRIVSMLTRLIARSDAVAESPVEYNAGTEYEYRDAEYEYEYDQGRKPEPSRAPEDGLRGFTSGKSLVRPR; encoded by the coding sequence ATCGAATACGTTGCTTCGTCATTCGCCGCCGCGAGAGATTTGAGCGACTGTCATCGCCACGCTCGTGATCAATGGCTTCGCGCCGCTCAATCCATACCGCTGAACATCGCCGAGGGCAACGGGAAGCGAAGCCTCAAAGATCGTAGTCGATTTCTTGACATCGCTCGTGGCTCGGCGCTGGAATGTGTCGCAATTCAAGACGTGCTTGCCGCAACCGATGGACTGGATGTTGAACGCCACCACGAACTGAAACGTTCGCTTCATCGGATCGTTTCGATGCTGACTCGGTTGATCGCGAGATCCGATGCCGTGGCCGAATCGCCGGTGGAGTACAATGCAGGGACCGAGTACGAGTACCGCGATGCTGAGTACGAGTACGAGTACGATCAAGGCAGGAAACCAGAACCAAGCCGTGCACCTGAGGACGGCTTGCGCGGTTTCACAAGTGGAAAATCACTCGTCCGTCCCAGGTGA
- a CDS encoding DUF2716 domain-containing protein → MLSTSTSTIKAGNQNQAVHLRTACAVSQVENHSSVPGDGNRYRARTSDPNHPMPWQYQTPPDLTTADERFAHFRSIMDRRAADLQQVGWRQLSPVEDAQLEAKLRIRYPLDNSQPPEPHATWDISVIYASESNYTELETDLNLRMLEALRECTEPTEEIYAIDWQHDWYSFNPHNLRSDGAPYEWAVPILPDGDFYLFIPNDHRFGVYGFPQTNSIVICGHEFLAAIDSNPPKVFSRRLTDCRSHVPPKRTITKP, encoded by the coding sequence ATGCTGAGTACGAGTACGAGTACGATCAAGGCAGGAAACCAGAACCAAGCCGTGCACCTGAGGACGGCTTGCGCGGTTTCACAAGTGGAAAATCACTCGTCCGTCCCAGGTGACGGCAACCGTTATCGTGCAAGAACATCTGATCCGAATCACCCAATGCCATGGCAATACCAAACTCCGCCGGACCTTACGACCGCTGATGAGCGGTTCGCACATTTTCGGTCAATCATGGACAGGCGCGCTGCCGACTTGCAGCAGGTGGGCTGGCGTCAACTGTCGCCGGTCGAGGACGCGCAACTCGAGGCAAAATTGCGAATCCGCTACCCATTAGACAACTCCCAGCCACCTGAACCGCACGCGACATGGGATATATCCGTAATCTACGCATCGGAATCTAATTACACCGAATTGGAGACAGACCTCAACCTGCGAATGCTGGAAGCGCTGCGTGAATGCACCGAGCCAACTGAAGAAATATATGCGATAGACTGGCAGCATGATTGGTACAGCTTCAATCCTCATAATCTTCGATCAGATGGGGCACCGTATGAATGGGCAGTTCCAATTCTTCCCGACGGCGATTTCTACCTGTTCATTCCAAATGACCACCGCTTTGGGGTTTACGGATTCCCGCAAACCAATTCGATCGTGATCTGTGGCCACGAATTTCTCGCCGCCATTGATTCAAATCCACCCAAAGTGTTTTCCCGTCGGCTCACTGATTGTCGCTCACACGTCCCACCGAAACGCACGATAACAAAGCCGTGA
- a CDS encoding macro domain-containing protein, producing MALPIDLWLIHPEAEMCDAFRDRFEGLPRVTVIQSRFEDLPPHDCFVTAANAFGIMNAGIDAAVVRFHGDELMRRVQARIMDEYLGEQPIGTSFIESTGTAGYPFIAHSPTMRVPGSIEGTDKVYAATWASLLAVYRHKASSQTQIETVVFPAMGAGFGGVPFLEVARQMAVAYRHYLSPPHRMDWDMVAGRQRAIHYDGKRQVSR from the coding sequence ATGGCACTACCGATTGACTTGTGGCTGATTCATCCAGAAGCGGAAATGTGCGATGCGTTCCGCGATCGCTTCGAAGGACTACCACGTGTCACGGTCATTCAATCACGTTTCGAGGATTTGCCACCGCACGACTGCTTCGTTACCGCTGCAAACGCATTCGGAATCATGAATGCTGGCATCGACGCTGCCGTCGTTCGATTTCATGGTGACGAATTGATGCGTCGCGTGCAGGCTCGAATCATGGATGAATACCTTGGCGAACAACCGATCGGCACCTCATTCATCGAATCCACTGGCACTGCTGGCTATCCATTCATTGCTCACTCTCCAACAATGCGGGTTCCGGGATCAATTGAGGGCACCGACAAAGTGTATGCCGCAACATGGGCATCGCTTCTTGCGGTCTACCGCCACAAAGCTTCAAGCCAAACGCAGATCGAGACAGTGGTGTTTCCTGCCATGGGGGCGGGGTTCGGCGGTGTGCCCTTCCTTGAGGTCGCCCGGCAAATGGCTGTCGCATACCGACACTATCTCAGCCCGCCGCATCGAATGGATTGGGACATGGTTGCTGGCCGACAGCGAGCGATACACTATGATGGCAAGCGTCAGGTCAGCAGATGA
- a CDS encoding BlaI/MecI/CopY family transcriptional regulator, protein MRSDLSRRERQIMEVIYQLGEPTANEIVAAMPDELANATVRTQLRTLESKGVVKHRREGKQFVYLPAVPRKSAAAKAFRKVLEIFFGGSVEDALATHLADPKTELSDEQVKRLRRLLNQHQTKGGKQ, encoded by the coding sequence GTGCGTTCTGACCTTTCCCGCCGCGAGCGGCAGATCATGGAAGTGATCTATCAGCTCGGCGAACCGACGGCCAACGAGATCGTCGCTGCGATGCCCGACGAGCTTGCCAACGCGACCGTGCGGACGCAGCTTCGCACGCTGGAATCCAAGGGCGTCGTCAAACACCGCCGCGAAGGCAAACAATTCGTGTACTTGCCCGCGGTGCCGCGCAAGAGTGCCGCGGCCAAGGCGTTTCGCAAAGTCTTGGAGATTTTCTTTGGCGGTTCAGTGGAAGACGCCCTCGCCACGCACCTTGCCGATCCCAAGACGGAATTGAGCGACGAGCAAGTCAAACGTCTGCGTCGATTGTTGAACCAACACCAAACCAAAGGCGGCAAGCAATGA